A window from Aerococcus sp. Group 1 encodes these proteins:
- a CDS encoding peptide chain release factor 3 — protein sequence MISHPDAGKTTITEQLLLYSGAIRQAGTVKGKKSGHFAKSDWMKIEQQRGISVTSSVMQVDYDGYQINIVDTPGHEDFSEDTYRTLMAVDAAVMVVDSGKGIEAQTKRLFEVASHRGIPIFTFMNKLDRDGREPMELISELEEVLGIDAYAMNWPMGMGKTYQGNYDLFNNRLELTHPEANGGNDFLPLNEDGELEGDYEVKKSPWYEEAVENAQLLNEAGNPFDSEAIQAGKLTPVFFGSALTGFGVQTFLDAFVDFAPAPQAVETVEEDLVDPLDEQLTGFIFKIQANMDPRHRDRIAFVRICSGEFHEGMDVTVARTDKKLKLNNTTRFMADTREHASLAVAGDIIGLYDTGNFQIGDSIYSGKHKVNFKPLPQFTPELFMKVSPKNVMKQKSFHKGIKQLVEEGAIQLYKTWHTEEYILGAVGQLQFEVFQYRLLNEYNSEVEMTPLGNKIARWISEDQLDPSMSSSRNLLCKDRFDQPVFLFENQFAENWFQQKYPDVQLESLL from the coding sequence ATTATTTCCCACCCCGATGCCGGGAAAACGACTATTACTGAACAATTACTCCTATATTCAGGAGCTATTCGCCAGGCAGGGACGGTTAAGGGCAAGAAAAGTGGCCACTTTGCCAAGTCCGACTGGATGAAGATTGAACAACAGCGTGGGATCTCAGTGACCAGTTCGGTGATGCAGGTGGACTATGACGGCTACCAAATTAATATTGTGGATACGCCGGGCCACGAGGACTTTTCCGAGGATACCTATCGAACTCTTATGGCCGTGGATGCTGCGGTCATGGTGGTTGACTCAGGTAAGGGGATTGAGGCCCAAACCAAGAGATTGTTTGAAGTGGCTAGCCACCGGGGCATTCCAATTTTCACCTTTATGAATAAATTAGACCGTGATGGCCGTGAACCTATGGAACTGATTAGTGAACTAGAGGAAGTCCTAGGTATCGATGCCTATGCGATGAACTGGCCCATGGGCATGGGAAAGACCTACCAAGGCAACTACGATCTCTTTAATAATCGCTTAGAATTGACTCACCCAGAAGCTAATGGCGGCAATGATTTCTTACCTTTAAATGAAGATGGTGAACTTGAAGGGGATTATGAAGTGAAAAAATCGCCTTGGTATGAGGAGGCCGTGGAGAATGCTCAACTCTTAAATGAGGCCGGAAATCCTTTCGACTCGGAGGCCATCCAAGCAGGGAAGTTAACGCCAGTTTTCTTTGGGTCTGCCTTAACGGGTTTTGGCGTTCAAACCTTCTTAGATGCCTTTGTTGATTTTGCCCCCGCGCCCCAAGCGGTTGAAACAGTAGAAGAGGACTTAGTTGACCCTCTTGATGAACAATTAACCGGATTTATCTTCAAGATTCAAGCCAACATGGATCCCCGACACCGTGACCGGATTGCCTTTGTTCGGATTTGCTCGGGCGAGTTTCATGAAGGCATGGATGTCACTGTAGCTCGAACGGATAAGAAGTTAAAGCTGAATAATACCACGCGCTTTATGGCAGATACTCGTGAACATGCTAGTTTAGCAGTGGCAGGGGATATTATTGGCCTTTATGATACCGGAAACTTTCAAATTGGAGACTCCATCTATTCAGGCAAGCACAAGGTAAACTTTAAACCCCTCCCACAATTTACGCCAGAATTATTTATGAAGGTGAGTCCTAAGAATGTTATGAAGCAAAAATCCTTCCATAAGGGGATTAAACAACTCGTTGAAGAAGGGGCTATCCAACTTTATAAAACTTGGCACACCGAAGAGTATATCTTAGGGGCAGTCGGACAACTCCAATTCGAAGTCTTCCAATACCGCTTATTAAATGAATACAATTCGGAAGTGGAAATGACACCCTTGGGCAATAAAATTGCGCGTTGGATTTCCGAAGATCAACTGGATCCTTCCATGTCATCGAGTCGTAACTTGCTCTGCAAAGACCGCTTCGACCAACCTGTCTTTCTTTTTGAAAATCAATTTGCTGAAAATTGGTTCCAACAAAAATATCCTGATGTGCAATTAGAATCCTTGTTATAG
- a CDS encoding amino acid ABC transporter ATP-binding protein, whose amino-acid sequence MKNEILTISHLEKKFGDNLVLKDIDFAVSPGDVISIIGSSGSGKSTLLRCMNLLEQPTSGDIIYHGQSILAKNFDKNKYRAKVGMVFQQFNLFKNMNVLENCVIGQEKILKRNKKDAEKTALKNLEKVGMAPYRDARPDQLSGGQQQRVAIARALSMDPEILLFDEPTSALDPEMVGEVLGTMTELAKEGLTMIVVTHEMAFARDVSSRICFMDQGVIVEDGEPDQVINHPQHERTKAFLSRYLAEK is encoded by the coding sequence ATGAAAAATGAGATTTTAACAATTTCTCACTTAGAGAAGAAGTTTGGCGATAATTTGGTTTTAAAGGATATTGACTTTGCGGTTAGCCCTGGCGATGTTATCTCTATTATTGGTTCATCAGGATCAGGGAAGTCAACCTTATTACGTTGTATGAATTTGCTGGAACAACCCACTTCTGGTGATATTATCTACCATGGTCAGTCTATCCTAGCTAAAAACTTTGATAAGAATAAATATCGGGCCAAGGTGGGTATGGTTTTCCAACAGTTCAACTTATTTAAGAATATGAATGTGCTGGAAAACTGTGTTATCGGCCAAGAAAAAATTCTGAAAAGAAATAAAAAAGATGCTGAAAAAACTGCTTTGAAAAACCTAGAAAAAGTCGGTATGGCCCCTTACCGTGATGCCCGTCCTGACCAACTATCTGGTGGGCAACAACAACGGGTCGCTATTGCCCGGGCCCTATCTATGGACCCGGAAATCTTACTCTTTGATGAACCGACCTCGGCTCTGGATCCGGAGATGGTCGGTGAGGTGCTAGGAACTATGACTGAACTCGCTAAAGAAGGCTTAACTATGATTGTGGTGACCCATGAAATGGCCTTTGCTCGTGATGTTTCTTCGCGAATTTGCTTTATGGATCAAGGGGTCATTGTTGAAGACGGCGAACCTGACCAAGTGATCAATCACCCTCAACATGAACGGACCAAGGCCTTCTTGTCACGCTATCTAGCAGAAAAATAG
- a CDS encoding ABC transporter permease subunit (The N-terminal region of this protein, as described by TIGR01726, is a three transmembrane segment that identifies a subfamily of ABC transporter permease subunits, which specificities that include histidine, arginine, glutamine, glutamate, L-cystine (sic), the opines (in Agrobacterium) octopine and nopaline, etc.), with the protein MSKRFGAALSFLLLTLSLLVGLASPLRVDAAENQPRIEVDQEALNQGLETPGVLRVGMEANYAPYNWSQTTDANGAIEISNASGEYANGYDVQIAKQIADALGLKLEIVKMEWDGLPPALQSAKIDAIVAGMSPTPEREKQIDFTDEYYGSDMVVVTLKDGPYANAQSINDFNGAKVTAQLNTFHVDLLDQMQGIDKQTPMDSFPTMISSLLSNKIDAYISDRPGALSAVAANPDLKIVSFEEGKGFDTGDIANWSSVGLRKDSPLMEPINQALATIPDNDRENLMQEMVDLNNRGEDIGFWGEVASIWSTYKGQLLKGAATTMYIALISTLVGFLIGLLIAIYRSMPIAESSGIVSILYKVVEFLITAYIEVFRGTPMMVQAMMIFYGSKLFLGIDMSSMFAALLIVSVNTGAYLAEVIRGGIIGVDDGQSEAAKAIGMNHFQTMTYVVLPQAIRSILPALGNEFVINIKDTSVLNVIAVTELFFVSKSAAGTTYLTFQTFFITAIIYFVLTFTTTRLLRLVERKMSGSDTYTVYQSSTSEVNIHEK; encoded by the coding sequence ATGTCAAAGAGATTTGGAGCAGCGCTTTCTTTTCTCTTGTTAACCTTATCCCTTTTGGTTGGTTTAGCTAGTCCACTAAGGGTAGATGCTGCTGAAAATCAGCCAAGGATTGAGGTTGATCAAGAAGCTCTTAATCAGGGATTAGAGACACCTGGTGTATTAAGAGTAGGGATGGAAGCAAATTATGCTCCCTATAATTGGAGTCAAACGACAGACGCTAATGGCGCCATCGAAATTAGTAATGCTAGCGGGGAATATGCTAATGGTTACGATGTGCAAATAGCCAAGCAAATTGCTGATGCTCTAGGGTTAAAGCTAGAAATCGTAAAGATGGAATGGGATGGTTTGCCACCTGCCTTACAATCAGCAAAAATTGATGCCATTGTAGCGGGGATGTCACCGACACCTGAACGGGAAAAACAAATCGATTTTACCGATGAATATTATGGCTCAGACATGGTTGTAGTGACCCTTAAGGACGGTCCTTATGCCAATGCACAATCCATTAATGACTTTAATGGGGCCAAGGTAACTGCACAATTAAATACCTTCCACGTTGATTTACTCGATCAAATGCAAGGGATTGACAAACAAACCCCAATGGATTCTTTCCCAACTATGATCTCTTCCTTGCTAAGTAATAAGATTGATGCCTATATTTCAGACCGGCCTGGTGCCCTCTCTGCTGTTGCTGCTAATCCAGATTTAAAGATTGTTTCCTTTGAAGAAGGGAAAGGCTTTGATACTGGGGATATTGCTAACTGGTCATCCGTTGGGCTCCGCAAAGATTCGCCTTTAATGGAACCAATTAACCAAGCCTTAGCGACCATTCCAGATAATGATCGGGAAAATCTGATGCAAGAAATGGTTGACTTAAATAATCGCGGCGAAGATATTGGCTTTTGGGGTGAAGTGGCCAGCATCTGGTCCACATACAAGGGCCAATTGCTTAAAGGTGCTGCAACGACCATGTATATTGCCTTAATATCTACCCTTGTTGGTTTTTTAATTGGTTTATTGATTGCGATTTATCGGTCGATGCCAATTGCCGAAAGTAGCGGGATAGTATCTATCTTATACAAAGTTGTTGAATTCTTGATTACGGCTTATATTGAAGTCTTCCGTGGGACCCCAATGATGGTCCAAGCCATGATGATTTTCTATGGATCGAAATTATTCCTAGGGATTGATATGAGCTCCATGTTCGCCGCCTTGCTCATTGTTTCAGTGAATACCGGTGCCTACCTCGCCGAAGTTATCCGGGGCGGGATTATCGGTGTCGACGATGGTCAATCAGAAGCGGCTAAAGCAATTGGTATGAATCACTTCCAAACCATGACCTATGTGGTTTTACCCCAAGCGATTCGTAGTATATTACCTGCTTTGGGTAATGAGTTTGTGATTAATATCAAGGACACCTCAGTCTTAAACGTCATTGCTGTTACTGAACTATTCTTTGTGTCCAAATCGGCAGCAGGGACTACCTATCTCACCTTCCAAACCTTCTTCATCACAGCGATTATTTACTTTGTACTAACCTTTACCACTACCCGTTTACTACGCTTGGTGGAAAGGAAGATGTCGGGAAGCGATACTTATACTGTTTATCAATCATCGACTAGTGAGGTGAATATTCATGAAAAATGA
- a CDS encoding V-type ATP synthase subunit D, with amino-acid sequence MANALNVKPTRMELQKLQGNLSIATRGHKLLKDKQDELMRQFIDLIRKNNELRQEVEADLSLALENFVLASALVNEAYIDELVAIPSQSVELEIRHENIMSVDVPKMNFHYSDEYQEGKDRNTYSFLNTASELDDAIATLNQVMPKLLELSEIEKTCQLMADDIESTRRRVNALEYRVIPDTKETIAYIQSKLEENERSTKTRMIKIKDMNG; translated from the coding sequence ATGGCAAATGCTTTAAATGTTAAGCCTACTCGGATGGAATTGCAAAAACTCCAAGGCAATCTTTCCATAGCAACTCGCGGCCATAAATTGTTAAAAGATAAGCAAGATGAGCTAATGCGTCAGTTTATTGACCTCATTCGAAAAAATAATGAGCTTCGTCAAGAGGTCGAGGCAGACCTATCATTAGCCCTGGAAAATTTCGTGCTTGCATCTGCCCTGGTTAACGAGGCTTACATTGATGAATTAGTGGCCATACCTAGTCAGAGTGTGGAACTTGAAATTCGTCATGAAAATATTATGAGTGTCGATGTTCCTAAGATGAATTTCCACTATTCAGATGAATACCAAGAAGGTAAGGACCGTAACACTTATAGTTTCTTAAATACTGCTAGTGAGTTAGATGACGCGATTGCAACCTTAAATCAAGTCATGCCTAAGTTATTAGAACTCAGTGAAATTGAAAAGACCTGTCAGTTAATGGCTGACGATATTGAATCAACCAGACGACGGGTGAATGCCTTGGAATATCGGGTGATTCCTGATACCAAGGAAACGATCGCTTATATTCAAAGTAAATTAGAAGAGAATGAGCGGTCGACTAAGACCCGGATGATCAAAATTAAAGACATGAACGGGTAA
- a CDS encoding V-type ATP synthase subunit B produces the protein MQREYKSIVDISGPLMVVDDVSGVGYNELVEIKMQNGDSRIGEVLEVQEDKAIVQIYGGGSGINIRDSRVRFQGHPLEFGVSEDIIGRTFDGLGNVVDGGPTPIPEQSRDVNGQVINPMAREYPDEFIQTGISTIDHMNSLVRGQKLPIFSGSGLPHKELAAQIARQATVLNDDENFAVVFAAMGVTFEDAQFFIDSFKETGAIDRSVMFINLADDPSIERLATPKVALTAAEYLAYEKDMHVLVIMTDMTNYCEALREVSAARREVPGRRGYPGYLYTDLAGIYERAGRIKDAKGSVTQIPILTMPEDDITHPIPDLTGYITEGQIILDKELNHQGITPPIDVLPSLSRLKDDGTGEGKTREDHADTMNQLFAAYAKGKEARELAVVLGESALSDTDKLYLKFAERFEKEYVNQGFDTNRTIYETLDLAWQLLTILPKSELTRINDKYIEKYYPKSDQTTEDQEPDNKQADQESHEEA, from the coding sequence GTGCAAAGAGAATATAAATCCATTGTTGATATTTCGGGCCCGTTAATGGTTGTCGATGACGTATCAGGTGTTGGCTATAACGAACTTGTTGAAATTAAAATGCAAAACGGCGACTCCCGCATTGGGGAAGTGCTTGAAGTTCAAGAAGACAAGGCCATTGTCCAAATTTATGGGGGTGGCTCAGGGATTAATATCCGTGACTCCCGGGTTCGTTTCCAAGGCCATCCTTTGGAATTCGGTGTGTCAGAGGACATTATTGGCCGAACTTTTGATGGTTTAGGGAATGTGGTTGATGGTGGCCCAACACCGATTCCAGAACAATCCCGTGATGTTAATGGTCAGGTGATCAACCCCATGGCCCGGGAATACCCGGATGAATTTATCCAAACCGGGATTTCAACCATCGACCATATGAACTCCTTAGTCCGGGGGCAAAAATTACCTATCTTTTCTGGATCAGGTCTACCCCATAAGGAATTGGCTGCCCAAATTGCCCGGCAAGCGACTGTTTTAAACGATGATGAAAACTTTGCGGTTGTTTTTGCGGCTATGGGGGTTACCTTTGAGGATGCCCAATTCTTTATTGACAGTTTTAAAGAAACTGGGGCCATTGACCGATCAGTAATGTTTATCAACTTAGCCGATGATCCTTCCATTGAACGTTTAGCTACCCCTAAGGTAGCCTTAACGGCAGCTGAATATCTAGCTTATGAGAAGGACATGCACGTCTTAGTGATCATGACCGACATGACTAACTATTGTGAAGCTTTGCGGGAAGTGTCTGCTGCTCGGCGGGAAGTGCCGGGACGTCGTGGCTATCCTGGTTACCTTTATACTGACTTGGCCGGAATCTATGAACGTGCCGGTCGGATTAAGGACGCTAAAGGTTCAGTGACTCAGATTCCAATTTTAACCATGCCTGAAGATGATATTACCCACCCAATTCCTGACTTAACCGGTTATATTACTGAAGGACAAATTATTTTGGATAAGGAATTGAACCACCAAGGGATTACCCCTCCGATTGATGTTTTACCCTCTTTGTCACGTCTAAAAGATGATGGGACTGGTGAAGGGAAAACCCGTGAAGACCATGCTGACACCATGAACCAACTCTTTGCAGCTTATGCCAAGGGGAAAGAAGCGCGTGAATTAGCGGTTGTCTTAGGTGAATCAGCTCTTTCTGATACGGATAAACTTTACTTAAAATTTGCTGAGCGTTTTGAAAAAGAATATGTCAACCAAGGTTTCGACACCAACCGAACGATCTATGAAACCTTAGACCTGGCTTGGCAATTATTAACCATTCTACCAAAATCAGAATTAACTCGGATTAATGATAAGTATATTGAAAAATACTATCCGAAATCTGATCAGACAACGGAAGACCAAGAACCTGACAATAAGCAAGCTGACCAAGAAAGTCATGAAGAGGCCTAG
- a CDS encoding V-type ATP synthase subunit A, with the protein MKSGKIIEVSGPLVKAKDMDDAAVQEVCRVGNLNLIGEIIEMHQDVAYIQVYEETSGIKPGEPVHPTGSPLSVELGPGLLTKMFDGIQRPLDEFMQVTESNYLVRGSEVDSLDHQAVWTFQATKSVGDEVVSGDIVGTVQEGSVIEHRILVPNGVSGTIESIESGDYTLDDDVYSIRLKDSDQVKSFGMSQRWPVRVGRPFKQKFLPHEIMTTGQRVIDTFFPITKGGAAAIPGPFGAGKTVLQHQIAKYADADIVVYVGCGERGNEMTEVIDEFPKLIDPKTGESIMERTVLIANTSNMPVAAREASIYTGITIAEYFRDMGYSVAIMADSTSRWAEALREMSGRLEEMPGDEGYPAYLGSRLAEYYERAGMVATLGSDERRGAVTAVGAVSPPGGDTSEPVTQNTMRVIKVYWGLDANLSQQRHFPAVNWLDSYSLYQKEVTEGISKELDVDWTGMVTKSMAILQEEDSLQEIVRLVGVDALSQEDRLTLVIARMLREDYLQQNSYDEVDTKTSSEKQFKMLRNILAFNSEARKAMELGAYYDEIVEGTSTIREQIARMKYVPEAEISKLDDLNNSIKPTMQEVVQKGGVK; encoded by the coding sequence TTGAAATCAGGAAAAATTATTGAAGTTTCTGGTCCTTTAGTAAAAGCCAAAGATATGGACGATGCAGCTGTTCAAGAAGTTTGCCGGGTAGGGAATTTAAACCTCATCGGTGAAATTATTGAAATGCATCAAGACGTGGCTTATATTCAGGTATATGAAGAAACCTCAGGAATTAAACCAGGCGAACCCGTTCACCCAACGGGATCTCCACTCTCTGTAGAGTTGGGGCCTGGATTGTTAACTAAAATGTTTGATGGGATCCAACGTCCCTTAGATGAATTTATGCAAGTCACTGAGTCGAATTACCTGGTTAGAGGATCAGAAGTCGATTCCCTTGACCACCAAGCAGTGTGGACTTTCCAAGCCACTAAATCAGTAGGTGATGAGGTAGTCAGTGGTGATATTGTAGGTACCGTTCAAGAAGGATCAGTGATTGAACACCGCATCCTCGTTCCTAACGGGGTGAGTGGGACCATTGAAAGCATTGAATCAGGCGACTATACCCTCGATGATGATGTCTACTCGATTCGTTTAAAAGACAGTGACCAAGTAAAATCCTTCGGTATGTCTCAACGTTGGCCTGTGCGTGTTGGGAGACCCTTTAAACAAAAATTCTTACCTCATGAAATTATGACGACAGGGCAACGGGTCATTGATACCTTCTTTCCAATTACTAAGGGCGGGGCAGCAGCCATACCTGGGCCTTTCGGTGCTGGGAAAACCGTCTTGCAACACCAAATTGCCAAGTATGCTGACGCTGACATTGTGGTCTACGTTGGTTGTGGTGAACGTGGTAACGAGATGACCGAAGTTATTGACGAATTTCCTAAATTGATTGACCCCAAAACGGGTGAATCGATCATGGAACGGACGGTCTTGATTGCTAATACCTCTAACATGCCAGTGGCAGCCCGGGAAGCCTCGATCTATACAGGGATAACTATCGCTGAATATTTCCGTGATATGGGATATTCTGTCGCTATCATGGCTGACTCGACTTCTCGTTGGGCTGAAGCCTTGCGGGAAATGTCAGGTCGTTTGGAAGAAATGCCAGGGGACGAAGGTTATCCAGCTTATTTGGGTAGTCGTTTGGCCGAATACTATGAACGTGCCGGAATGGTTGCGACTCTGGGCTCTGATGAACGCCGTGGGGCAGTTACCGCAGTGGGTGCGGTTTCACCTCCAGGGGGAGATACCTCAGAACCAGTTACCCAAAATACCATGCGGGTGATTAAGGTTTATTGGGGCTTGGATGCTAACCTCTCCCAACAAAGACACTTCCCAGCAGTTAACTGGCTGGATTCTTATTCTCTCTATCAAAAAGAAGTGACTGAGGGAATTTCAAAAGAACTCGATGTGGATTGGACGGGGATGGTCACTAAGTCTATGGCGATTCTACAAGAAGAGGATAGCCTCCAAGAAATTGTCCGCTTAGTTGGTGTGGATGCCCTGTCTCAAGAAGACCGTCTGACTCTGGTTATCGCTCGTATGTTGAGAGAAGATTATTTACAACAAAATTCTTATGATGAAGTCGACACCAAGACTTCTTCAGAAAAGCAGTTTAAGATGTTAAGAAATATTCTAGCTTTCAACAGTGAAGCGCGTAAAGCTATGGAATTAGGGGCTTATTATGATGAGATTGTGGAAGGAACTTCAACCATTCGTGAGCAAATCGCCCGGATGAAATATGTTCCAGAAGCTGAAATTTCCAAGTTGGATGACTTGAACAATTCAATCAAACCGACTATGCAGGAAGTTGTTCAAAAAGGAGGCGTGAAATAG
- a CDS encoding V-type ATP synthase subunit F gives MTSKIGVVGEKQVVTAFQLIGFDAYPVVSGDEARRTIHHLAENNYGIIYLTESLAKEIPETISFYDSQVIPAIILIPTNNGSLGIGKKRVNDNVEKAVGQNIL, from the coding sequence ATGACGAGTAAAATAGGAGTAGTTGGTGAAAAACAAGTTGTCACTGCTTTTCAACTCATTGGTTTTGACGCTTATCCTGTGGTTAGTGGTGACGAAGCTCGCCGTACCATCCATCATTTAGCTGAAAATAATTATGGGATTATTTATTTGACAGAAAGTCTTGCCAAGGAAATCCCAGAAACCATTTCTTTTTACGATTCCCAAGTCATTCCAGCAATTATTCTTATTCCAACAAATAATGGCAGCTTGGGAATTGGTAAGAAACGTGTGAATGATAATGTTGAAAAAGCTGTTGGACAAAATATTTTATAG
- a CDS encoding V-type ATPase subunit: MTETSYASLNVTVRIHEEEFLDKSDYQALLSAKNLEDAIAQLQHSAYRIPDDILSSHDFDGFLIDRLMQAMQEVYQNIPDQKVVDLLGLRYSYHNAKVIFKELFSDQDFHHMYLPAGPYQIDSLRQAIKTGKSSVIDQRLLEAINTVRTYVEDTKQINDISVMLDDAYLSHIHYLALAIDDDQVTEWVALRIDLENLSLLLRAMQQKRSSSFIRSLLNEHGSIPLSSLLEWAENKDYSSIFKAYEVKDYGEHFSQVLSETESELSNQERISLDGLDAAIEGVISDHLLDARLQAFGPLPVLAYLYFLNNEVTNLRLILVGKSNQIDENKLKERMRPIYDE; this comes from the coding sequence GTGACTGAAACAAGTTATGCGAGTTTAAATGTCACTGTACGTATCCATGAAGAAGAATTCCTGGATAAGAGCGACTATCAAGCCTTATTAAGCGCCAAAAACTTGGAAGACGCTATCGCTCAATTACAGCATAGTGCTTATCGGATTCCTGATGACATTCTATCAAGTCATGATTTTGATGGTTTCTTAATCGACCGGCTCATGCAGGCTATGCAAGAAGTTTATCAAAATATCCCTGACCAAAAGGTAGTCGATCTTTTAGGTCTGCGGTATAGCTATCATAACGCCAAGGTTATTTTTAAAGAGCTATTTAGTGACCAAGACTTTCATCATATGTATTTGCCAGCCGGCCCCTATCAGATAGATAGTTTGCGGCAGGCGATAAAAACTGGCAAGTCATCGGTCATTGATCAGCGCTTGCTTGAAGCCATAAATACGGTGAGGACCTATGTTGAGGACACCAAGCAAATTAATGATATTTCGGTGATGCTCGATGACGCCTATTTGTCCCACATTCACTATTTGGCTTTAGCCATTGATGATGACCAAGTGACTGAATGGGTGGCTTTGCGGATTGATTTAGAGAATTTATCTCTTTTACTACGTGCCATGCAACAGAAGCGGTCGAGTTCCTTCATTCGTTCATTACTCAATGAACACGGCTCTATTCCGCTTTCTTCACTCTTAGAATGGGCTGAAAATAAGGATTATTCCAGTATTTTTAAGGCCTATGAAGTGAAGGATTATGGGGAACATTTTAGCCAAGTCTTATCTGAAACGGAAAGTGAACTATCCAATCAAGAGAGAATTTCCCTCGATGGTTTAGATGCGGCTATTGAAGGCGTCATTAGTGACCACTTGCTTGATGCGCGTTTACAAGCCTTTGGCCCCCTACCAGTCTTGGCTTATCTCTACTTTTTAAATAACGAAGTGACCAATTTGCGCTTGATACTTGTTGGTAAGAGTAATCAAATTGATGAAAATAAGCTAAAAGAAAGGATGCGGCCGATATATGACGAGTAA
- a CDS encoding ATP synthase subunit E: MATIKQLTEEVYKEVRSENEAKLDHAKATLEKDISDAKEQSQAKWQKQKEKAERDYHDNLERQKQSYSNQLNQDLLAKKQELIQQAFKEAQLALSQLSQADFVSMLDQALSAIPQAENTQIVIGELSQKQLGQEAKQSLQEKYPHIRFSQDLLKGHGGVVIEQETMNYDLTFDQLIREQEDNLSVYVAKQLND, encoded by the coding sequence ATGGCTACAATTAAGCAACTAACTGAAGAAGTGTACAAAGAAGTCCGTTCAGAAAATGAAGCCAAGCTGGATCATGCCAAAGCAACATTAGAAAAAGACATAAGTGATGCCAAGGAGCAAAGCCAGGCCAAATGGCAAAAGCAAAAAGAAAAAGCTGAACGTGACTATCATGATAATCTAGAAAGACAAAAGCAAAGTTATAGTAATCAATTAAATCAAGACCTCTTAGCTAAGAAGCAAGAATTAATTCAGCAGGCATTTAAAGAAGCTCAACTGGCCTTAAGCCAACTCAGTCAAGCGGACTTTGTCAGCATGCTGGACCAGGCGCTTTCAGCAATTCCACAAGCAGAAAATACCCAAATTGTTATTGGAGAACTGAGTCAAAAGCAACTGGGCCAAGAGGCTAAGCAAAGCCTGCAAGAAAAATATCCCCACATTCGCTTTAGTCAAGACTTACTTAAAGGACATGGTGGGGTAGTGATCGAGCAAGAAACCATGAACTATGATCTGACTTTTGACCAATTGATTCGTGAACAAGAAGATAATCTATCTGTCTACGTTGCTAAACAATTGAATGATTAG
- a CDS encoding V-type ATP synthase subunit K — protein sequence MENWLGFLTENGGILFTYLGAALAVILAGMGSARGVGETGEAAAALIKDQPEKFVQALILQLLPGTQGLYGFVVGILIFIQASAGMSLSQGFQYFLASLPVAFVGLVSAKYQGQVATSSLQILAKRPENNVNGIILAIMVETYAILALVISVMMVFSIS from the coding sequence ATGGAAAATTGGTTAGGATTTTTAACTGAAAACGGCGGAATTTTATTTACCTATTTAGGTGCAGCCTTAGCGGTTATTTTAGCAGGTATGGGTTCTGCCCGTGGTGTTGGTGAAACAGGGGAAGCTGCTGCAGCCTTAATTAAAGACCAACCCGAAAAATTTGTGCAAGCCTTAATCTTACAACTTCTGCCAGGTACTCAAGGTCTATATGGTTTCGTGGTAGGGATTTTGATCTTCATTCAAGCCAGTGCAGGAATGAGTTTAAGTCAAGGTTTCCAATACTTTTTAGCTAGCCTACCAGTAGCCTTTGTTGGTTTAGTGTCTGCTAAATATCAAGGTCAAGTGGCAACTTCTTCCTTACAAATTCTAGCAAAACGCCCTGAAAACAATGTTAACGGGATCATCCTAGCGATCATGGTTGAAACTTATGCGATTTTAGCCTTGGTTATTTCAGTAATGATGGTCTTTTCAATTAGCTAA